A genomic segment from Streptosporangium roseum DSM 43021 encodes:
- a CDS encoding DUF6893 family small protein has product MLKRLVTGALLVGVAVIVYQSIPDIRRYLRIRKM; this is encoded by the coding sequence ATGCTGAAACGTCTGGTCACCGGAGCGCTCCTCGTCGGGGTGGCGGTGATCGTCTACCAGTCGATCCCCGACATCAGGCGATACCTGCGGATCAGGAAGATGTGA
- a CDS encoding hydrogenase maturation nickel metallochaperone HypA, with amino-acid sequence MHEFGIAEAILDAVERRADGRRVERARVHAGAMLRITEPVINQAFAMVADGSLAEGARVDLVIVPVQLICRSCGQTATSVDPFATCPECGGSDIDTEGGDDLVLESIQMAEATHVPGNSRRDRGNPVGPS; translated from the coding sequence ATGCATGAATTCGGGATCGCGGAGGCGATCCTCGACGCGGTGGAGAGACGTGCCGACGGCCGGCGGGTGGAACGGGCGCGCGTGCACGCGGGAGCCATGCTCCGCATCACGGAACCCGTGATCAACCAGGCGTTCGCCATGGTCGCCGACGGATCGCTGGCCGAGGGCGCACGGGTGGACCTGGTCATCGTCCCCGTGCAGCTCATCTGCCGGTCCTGCGGGCAGACGGCCACGTCCGTCGACCCCTTCGCCACCTGCCCCGAATGCGGCGGCAGCGATATCGACACCGAGGGCGGCGACGATCTCGTCCTCGAATCCATCCAGATGGCGGAGGCCACTCATGTGCCTGGGAATTCCCGGCGAGATCGTGGAAATCCTGTCGGACCGTCCTGA
- a CDS encoding hydrogenase maturation protease, which yields MRILLAGVGNVFLGDDGFGVTVARRLADMDLPDGVGVTDFGIRGIHLAYELTGGGYDATILIDAASRDGPPGTLYVLEPSPDECPGSFVDAHAMTPESVLALAGTLGGATGRVLLVGCEPADLSPGMELSPRVADAVGRAVELVLELVGQQIAMACASAAHQEERTC from the coding sequence ATGAGGATTCTCCTCGCGGGGGTCGGGAACGTCTTCCTCGGCGACGACGGCTTCGGCGTCACGGTGGCCAGGCGCCTGGCGGACATGGACCTCCCCGACGGGGTCGGGGTCACCGACTTCGGCATCCGCGGCATCCACCTCGCCTACGAGCTCACCGGCGGCGGCTACGACGCCACGATCCTGATCGACGCCGCCTCGCGCGACGGCCCGCCCGGCACGCTGTACGTGCTGGAGCCGTCGCCGGACGAGTGCCCGGGGTCCTTCGTCGACGCCCACGCCATGACGCCCGAGTCGGTGCTGGCGCTGGCGGGCACACTCGGCGGCGCGACCGGCAGGGTCCTGCTCGTCGGCTGCGAACCCGCCGACCTCTCCCCCGGTATGGAGCTGAGCCCGCGGGTGGCGGACGCCGTCGGCAGGGCGGTGGAGCTGGTGCTGGAGCTGGTCGGGCAACAGATCGCGATGGCGTGCGCCAGCGCGGCTCATCAGGAGGAACGGACATGCTGA
- the hypD gene encoding hydrogenase formation protein HypD encodes MRFVDEYRDAEKARTLAAQIAALCEPGRAYKFMEVCGGHTHTIYKHGLEDYLPEAVTLVHGPGCPVCVIPMGRVDDAIHIAEQPDVIMTSFGDMMRVPGGGGSFLDAKARGADIRMVYSPLDALKIARENPARRVVFMAIGFETTAPSTAMTVLRAAAEGIENFSVFCNHVTIIPAIKAILDSPDLRLDGFVGPGHVSAVIGCRPYGFIARDYGKPLVVAGFEPLDVLHTVYRILAQLAEGRVEVENQYARVVPWEGNPKALGVINQVMELRPYFEWRGLGFISHSALRMGERYAAFDAERIFQIPGGRVADPKACQCGEVLKGVLKPWECKVFGTACTPETPIGTCMVSSEGACAAYYNFGRFSRERVKEATHR; translated from the coding sequence ATGCGCTTCGTCGATGAGTACCGGGACGCGGAGAAGGCCCGGACGCTGGCCGCGCAGATCGCCGCGCTGTGCGAGCCCGGCCGCGCCTACAAGTTCATGGAGGTGTGCGGCGGGCACACCCACACGATCTACAAGCACGGGCTGGAGGACTACCTGCCCGAGGCCGTCACGCTCGTGCACGGTCCGGGCTGCCCCGTCTGCGTCATCCCCATGGGGCGGGTGGACGACGCCATCCACATCGCCGAGCAGCCCGACGTGATCATGACGTCGTTCGGCGACATGATGCGCGTGCCCGGGGGCGGCGGCTCCTTCCTCGACGCCAAGGCGCGGGGCGCCGACATCCGCATGGTCTACTCCCCGCTGGACGCTCTGAAGATCGCGCGGGAGAACCCCGCCAGACGCGTGGTGTTCATGGCGATCGGGTTCGAGACCACCGCCCCCTCGACGGCGATGACCGTCCTGCGCGCGGCCGCCGAGGGGATCGAGAACTTCTCGGTCTTCTGCAACCACGTGACGATCATCCCCGCGATCAAGGCCATCCTGGACTCTCCCGACCTGCGCCTGGACGGCTTCGTCGGGCCGGGTCACGTCTCGGCCGTCATCGGCTGCCGGCCGTACGGGTTCATCGCGCGTGACTACGGAAAACCCCTGGTGGTGGCCGGGTTCGAGCCGCTCGACGTGCTGCACACGGTCTACCGGATCCTCGCGCAGCTGGCCGAGGGCCGGGTGGAGGTGGAGAACCAGTACGCCCGGGTGGTGCCGTGGGAGGGCAACCCGAAGGCCCTGGGCGTCATCAACCAGGTGATGGAGCTGCGGCCGTACTTCGAGTGGCGGGGGCTGGGGTTCATCTCGCACTCGGCGCTCAGGATGGGGGAGCGCTACGCCGCCTTCGACGCCGAACGGATCTTCCAGATCCCCGGCGGGCGGGTGGCCGACCCCAAGGCGTGCCAGTGCGGCGAGGTGCTCAAGGGCGTGCTCAAGCCGTGGGAGTGCAAGGTGTTCGGCACCGCCTGCACGCCGGAGACCCCGATCGGCACCTGCATGGTGTCGTCGGAGGGCGCCTGCGCGGCCTACTACAACTTCGGCCGCTTCTCCCGTGAGCGGGTCAAGGAGGCGACCCACCGGTGA
- a CDS encoding HypC/HybG/HupF family hydrogenase formation chaperone, translated as MEILSDRPDLAMVDVSGVRRAINIGLLEEESLAPGDWILIHVGFALSKIDEVEARAALDFLESIGEAYEDEIAALRESMIEQG; from the coding sequence GTGGAAATCCTGTCGGACCGTCCTGACCTGGCGATGGTCGACGTCAGCGGCGTACGGCGCGCGATCAACATCGGCCTGCTGGAGGAGGAGTCCCTCGCGCCCGGCGACTGGATCCTCATCCATGTCGGGTTCGCGCTGTCGAAGATCGACGAGGTGGAGGCCAGGGCCGCGCTCGACTTCCTCGAAAGCATCGGTGAGGCGTACGAGGACGAGATCGCGGCCCTCCGAGAATCCATGATCGAACAAGGATGA
- the hypE gene encoding hydrogenase expression/formation protein HypE — translation MNDEEDSSLGEGTAARELREGTAPREMGPAGRAGSETRDPVVTALPGRKGPDSVVTAFPGRDSGEAVFPGTEGPDSRVTALPMERGPRGSTATSREQEVLERIERVRRRKARVREDRITLAHGAGGKATHTLIEAVFLEAFRNPLLEPLEDGAVVDGLAFTTDSYVVTPLFFPGGDIGDLAVNGTVNDLAMCGARPRYLSAAFIVEEGFPVADLRRITASMAAAARAADVWIVTGDTKVVENGKADGCYITTSGVGTVERPIRLSAAAARPGDVVIVSGPIGEHGVTVMLARGELDIQADLTSDTAPLNTLTGRLLDACGDGQVRCLRDATRGGVATVVNEIAVASKVAVVLEEDAIPVCPAVRGACELLGIDPLYVACEGRMVAVVAQRSAEAALAALRSHPLGSEAAVIGRIGDDPPGLVLLKTSFGGTRIVDLLVGDPLPRIC, via the coding sequence GTGAACGACGAGGAAGACTCCTCCCTCGGGGAGGGGACCGCGGCGCGTGAGCTCCGGGAGGGGACCGCGCCACGTGAGATGGGCCCCGCCGGCCGCGCGGGCTCCGAGACGCGGGATCCGGTGGTGACCGCGCTCCCGGGCCGGAAGGGGCCGGATTCCGTGGTGACCGCGTTCCCGGGCCGGGATTCGGGGGAGGCCGTGTTCCCGGGCACGGAGGGGCCGGACTCCCGGGTGACCGCGCTCCCGATGGAGCGCGGCCCGCGGGGGAGTACGGCGACGAGCCGCGAGCAGGAGGTGCTGGAGCGGATCGAGCGGGTGCGCCGCCGCAAGGCCCGCGTCCGCGAGGACCGGATCACTCTCGCGCACGGCGCCGGCGGCAAGGCCACGCACACCCTGATCGAAGCGGTGTTCCTGGAGGCCTTCCGCAACCCGCTGCTGGAGCCGCTGGAGGACGGCGCGGTCGTCGACGGGCTGGCCTTCACCACCGACTCCTACGTGGTGACGCCGCTGTTCTTCCCGGGCGGGGACATCGGCGACCTGGCCGTCAACGGCACGGTCAACGACCTGGCGATGTGCGGGGCGCGGCCCAGATACCTGTCGGCCGCCTTCATCGTCGAGGAGGGCTTCCCCGTCGCCGACCTGCGACGCATCACCGCCTCGATGGCGGCGGCGGCCCGGGCGGCGGACGTGTGGATCGTCACCGGCGACACCAAGGTCGTGGAGAACGGCAAGGCCGACGGCTGCTACATCACCACCTCCGGCGTCGGGACGGTGGAGCGGCCGATCCGGCTGAGCGCCGCCGCCGCCCGGCCCGGCGACGTGGTCATCGTGTCCGGCCCGATCGGCGAGCACGGCGTCACCGTCATGCTCGCCCGCGGCGAGCTCGACATCCAGGCCGACCTCACCTCCGACACCGCGCCGCTCAACACGCTGACCGGCCGGTTGCTGGACGCCTGCGGCGACGGGCAGGTGCGGTGCCTGCGCGACGCCACCCGGGGCGGGGTGGCGACGGTCGTCAACGAGATCGCCGTGGCCTCCAAGGTCGCGGTCGTGCTCGAAGAGGACGCGATCCCGGTATGCCCGGCCGTGCGCGGGGCATGTGAACTACTGGGGATCGACCCGCTCTACGTGGCCTGTGAGGGGCGGATGGTCGCGGTGGTGGCCCAGCGGTCCGCCGAGGCCGCGCTGGCCGCCCTGCGCTCCCATCCGCTCGGCTCCGAGGCGGCCGTCATCGGGCGGATCGGCGACGACCCGCCTGGGCTGGTCCTGCTGAAGACCTCCTTCGGCGGCACCCGCATCGTCGACCTGCTGGTCGGCGACCCCCTGCCGAGAATCTGCTGA